A window of Elgaria multicarinata webbii isolate HBS135686 ecotype San Diego chromosome 2, rElgMul1.1.pri, whole genome shotgun sequence contains these coding sequences:
- the FNBP4 gene encoding formin-binding protein 4 isoform X2: MGKKSRAAPVGRRPILQLSPPGPRGGREEAVPGDGDSASEADDFEVTEEAPRTAPNPPQANMPIGPVAVKPTGGLCLLGAYADSDEEDSEMSEKPAQSADANGNNSTDIDSTLANFLAEIDAITAPSQPAEATVPTTAPPPTPPRPEPKESATSQVLPTANGTDQVAEWQYDTQCSLAGVGVEMGDWQEVWDENTGCYYYWNTQTNEVTWELPQYLATQVQGLQHYQHSSVAEADENYQMAADLTLPGKGVAAAVVAAAPAPSSVGRRTTLVKRELKKEVNEGIQALSSNEEEKKGVAASLLAPLLPEVVKEEEERWRRKVICKEEVEPLMEEDVAVEQAAPVVDQQLEGSRDIGEDPSQEDLCSVVQSGESAEEEEEQDTLELEMVLERKKAELRALEEGDGSISGSSPLSEGSQLDLTRRLLPNQGKWKLFGVASPESNSRGSSKTGQESPEPGETAVKEEPEVADENSENEPDAEESQDKVKTQGTSKVEDEEQDLKFQIGELANMLISKLEFLGISRQSISNFHMLLLQTETRIADWREGALQGNYLKRKLQDAAEQLKQYEINAAPKGWSCHWDRDHRRYFYVNEQSGESQWEFPDGEEEEEGQILENKAEALPKQALKEKTESGESTDNTAGSLGKESLSSQTAATSLVPLSPFWTMLQPSVPVLQPPLPLEMPPPPPPPPESPPPPPPPPPPPGEDGEIQEVEMEDEGDEEPPAPGTEEDAVLKPLLRPAVANSQTSSDTSISAPLSVKSIKRKASEMSAGLVQRAATIGSCPVLYGQSVMTTGECHTSNSPLLFDLHCRVLEIFPFPPSPPVVTGLQNPGVTLQQSYLGVTQPALISYSECSAPVGLSAGTSQPVPSQGPPPATSTAEQLPLPPPPPPPPLSPPPHAPKALPPEKSKKLRRVSKRKKTKTKMPSLVKKWQSIQRELDEEENSSSSDEDRDVMSQKRIEEWKQQQLISGMAERNANFEALPDDWRARLKRRKATSST; this comes from the exons ATGACTTTGAAGTGACTGAAGAGGCTCCAAGGACAGCCCCAAACCCACCCCAGGCTAATATGCCTATTGGGCCTGTAGCTGTCAAACCAACAG GTGGCTTATGTTTGCTTGGTGCTTATGCAGACAGCGATGAAGAAGACAGTGAGATGTCTGAGAAACCAGCACAGTCTGCAGATGCAAATGGCAATAATTCGACAGACATTGACAGTACCCTGGCGAACTTCCTAGCG GAAATAGATGCAATTACAGCTCCTTCCCAGCCTGCTGAGGCCACTGTTCCCACCACTGCTCCACCTCCAACTCCTCCACGCCCAGAACCTAAGGAATCTGCCACCAGTCAGGTTTTGCCAACTGCAAATGGGACAGACCAGGTGGCCGAGTGGCAGTACGATACTCAGTGCTCACTGGCAGGAG TGGGAGTGGAGATGGGAGACTGGCAGGAAGTTTGGGATGAAAATACAGGCTGCTATTATTACTGGAACACTCAAACCAATGAGGTTACTTGGGAACTACCCCAGTACCTTGCAACACAAGTACAGGGTCTTCAACATTACCAGCACAG TTCTGTAGCAGAGGCTGATGAAAACTACCAGATGGCTGCAGATCTAACCTTACCGGGAaaaggtgttgctgctgctgttgttgctgctgctcctgctccaaGCAGTGTTGGACGTAGGACAACTCTTGTGAAGCGTGAACTGAAGAAA GAAGTCAATGAAGGTATCCAGGCTCTTTCAAGCAATGAAGAAGAGAAAAAGGGAGTGGCTGCATCATTGCTGGCTCCATTACTTCCTGAGGtggtgaaggaggaagaggagcgcTGGAGGCGGAAGGTTATCTGTAAGGAGGAGGTGGAGCCATTGATGGAAGAAGATGTGGCAGTGGAACAAGCAGCGCCTGTTGTTGATCAGCAGCTAGAAGGCAGCCGAGATATTGGGGAAGACCCTTCTCAGGAAGACCTGTGTAGTGTGGTGCAATCAGGGGAGAGtgcagaggaagaagaggagcaggatACTCTTGAGCTGGAGATGGTATTGGAGAGGAAGAAG gcAGAACTGAGAGCTTTAGAAGAAGGTGATGGGAGCATTTCAGGCTCTAGTCCCCTTTCTGAGGGGAGTCAGTTAGACCTAACACGGCGGTTGCTACCCAATCAAGGGAAATGGAAGCTTTTTGGAGTTGCTAGCCCAGAATCCAACAGTCGAGGGTCTAGTAAGACGGGGCAAGAGAGTCCTGAACCCGGAGAAACAG CAGTGAAGGAAGAACCAGAAGTGGCTGATGAGAACTCTGAGAATGAGCCAGACGCAGAGGAATCGCAAGACAAAGTGAAAACACAAGGGACTTCGAAGGTAGAAGATGAGGAGCAGGACTTAAAG TTTCAGATTGGAGAGCTGGCCAACATGTTGATAAGCAAGCTGGAGTTCTTGGGCATCAGTAGACAATCCATCTCTAACTTCCACATGCTACTGTTACAGACCGAG ACCCGTATTGCAGACTGGCgggaaggagctctccaaggaaaCTACCTCAAACGCAAATTgcaagatgcagctgaacagctAAAACAGTATGAAATAAACGCCGCCCCTAAAGGCTGGTCCTGCCACTGGGACAG GGATCATAGGCGCTATTTCTATGTTAACGAGCAATCAGGCGAATCCCAGTGGGAGTTCCcagatggggaagaggaagaggaggggcaaaTCCTAGAGAATAAAGCAGAAGCTCTTCCTAAACAAGCACTGAAGGAGAAAACAGAGTCTGGAGAATCTACTGATAACACTGCAG GTTCTCTTGGTAAAGAGTCTCTTTCTAGTCAAACTGCAGCTACATCTCTTGTGCCTCTCAGTCCGTTTTGGACAATGCTTCAGCCTTCTGTTCCTGTACTCCAACCCCCTTTACCCTTGgaaatgccgccgccgccgccacctccgccAGAGTCACCACCTCCCCCACCGCCACCTCCTCCACCCCCAGGAGAAGATGGGGAAATTCAAGAAGTAGAGATGGAGGATGAGGGAGACGAGGAGCCACCAGCACCAGGAACAGAGGAAGATGCTGTTCTGAAACCTCTTCTCCGACCAGCAGTAGCTAACAGTCAA ACCAGCTCTGACACCAGCATATCCGCACCTCTTTCAGTTAAATCTATAAAAAGAAAAGCTTCCGAAATGAGTGCTGGACTGGTGCAACGAGCAGCAACCATTGGAAGCTGTCCAGTGCTCTACGGCCAGTCAGTTATGACTACAGGTGAGTGTCATACCTCTAATTCTCCTTTGCTTTTTGATCTCCATTGCAGAGTTTTGGAAAtattcccatttcccccctccccccctgttGTTACAGGCCTTCAGAACCCAGGGGTGACTTTGCAACAGAGTTATCTTGGAGTAACGCAGCCAGCACTTATCAGCTATTCCGAGTGTAGTGCTCCTGTTGGACTTTCTGCTGGCACTTCACAGCCGGTTCCTTCACAAGGCCCCCCGCCTGCCACTAGCACTGCAGAacagctgccactgccgccgccgccgccaccaccgccactgTCGCCACCTCCACATGCTCCCAAAGCGCTGCCTCCAGAGAAGTCAAAAAAGCTTAGGAGAGTTAGCAAG AGAAAAAAAACCAAGACAAAGATGCCATCTCTCGTAAAAAAGTGGCAGAGCATTCAACGGGAACTGGAtgaggaggaaaactccagctcTAGTGATGAGGATCGGGACGTGATGTCACAGAAGCGAATTGAggaatggaagcagcagcagttaaTTAG CGGTATGGCagagagaaatgcaaattttgaggCATTGCCTGATGACTGGCGCGCTCGACTCAAGAGGCGGAAAGCCACTTCAAGCACATga
- the FNBP4 gene encoding formin-binding protein 4 isoform X3: MGKKSRAAPVGRRPILQLSPPGPRGGREEAVPGDGDSASEAGGLCLLGAYADSDEEDSEMSEKPAQSADANGNNSTDIDSTLANFLAEIDAITAPSQPAEATVPTTAPPPTPPRPEPKESATSQVLPTANGTDQVAEWQYDTQCSLAGVGVEMGDWQEVWDENTGCYYYWNTQTNEVTWELPQYLATQVQGLQHYQHSSVAEADENYQMAADLTLPGKGVAAAVVAAAPAPSSVGRRTTLVKRELKKEVNEGIQALSSNEEEKKGVAASLLAPLLPEVVKEEEERWRRKVICKEEVEPLMEEDVAVEQAAPVVDQQLEGSRDIGEDPSQEDLCSVVQSGESAEEEEEQDTLELEMVLERKKAELRALEEGDGSISGSSPLSEGSQLDLTRRLLPNQGKWKLFGVASPESNSRGSSKTGQESPEPGETAVKEEPEVADENSENEPDAEESQDKVKTQGTSKVEDEEQDLKFQIGELANMLISKLEFLGISRQSISNFHMLLLQTETRIADWREGALQGNYLKRKLQDAAEQLKQYEINAAPKGWSCHWDRDHRRYFYVNEQSGESQWEFPDGEEEEEGQILENKAEALPKQALKEKTESGESTDNTAGTGPGSLGKESLSSQTAATSLVPLSPFWTMLQPSVPVLQPPLPLEMPPPPPPPPESPPPPPPPPPPPGEDGEIQEVEMEDEGDEEPPAPGTEEDAVLKPLLRPAVANSQTSSDTSISAPLSVKSIKRKASEMSAGLVQRAATIGSCPVLYGQSVMTTGECHTSNSPLLFDLHCRVLEIFPFPPSPPVVTGLQNPGVTLQQSYLGVTQPALISYSECSAPVGLSAGTSQPVPSQGPPPATSTAEQLPLPPPPPPPPLSPPPHAPKALPPEKSKKLRRVSKRKKTKTKMPSLVKKWQSIQRELDEEENSSSSDEDRDVMSQKRIEEWKQQQLISGMAERNANFEALPDDWRARLKRRKATSST, translated from the exons GTGGCTTATGTTTGCTTGGTGCTTATGCAGACAGCGATGAAGAAGACAGTGAGATGTCTGAGAAACCAGCACAGTCTGCAGATGCAAATGGCAATAATTCGACAGACATTGACAGTACCCTGGCGAACTTCCTAGCG GAAATAGATGCAATTACAGCTCCTTCCCAGCCTGCTGAGGCCACTGTTCCCACCACTGCTCCACCTCCAACTCCTCCACGCCCAGAACCTAAGGAATCTGCCACCAGTCAGGTTTTGCCAACTGCAAATGGGACAGACCAGGTGGCCGAGTGGCAGTACGATACTCAGTGCTCACTGGCAGGAG TGGGAGTGGAGATGGGAGACTGGCAGGAAGTTTGGGATGAAAATACAGGCTGCTATTATTACTGGAACACTCAAACCAATGAGGTTACTTGGGAACTACCCCAGTACCTTGCAACACAAGTACAGGGTCTTCAACATTACCAGCACAG TTCTGTAGCAGAGGCTGATGAAAACTACCAGATGGCTGCAGATCTAACCTTACCGGGAaaaggtgttgctgctgctgttgttgctgctgctcctgctccaaGCAGTGTTGGACGTAGGACAACTCTTGTGAAGCGTGAACTGAAGAAA GAAGTCAATGAAGGTATCCAGGCTCTTTCAAGCAATGAAGAAGAGAAAAAGGGAGTGGCTGCATCATTGCTGGCTCCATTACTTCCTGAGGtggtgaaggaggaagaggagcgcTGGAGGCGGAAGGTTATCTGTAAGGAGGAGGTGGAGCCATTGATGGAAGAAGATGTGGCAGTGGAACAAGCAGCGCCTGTTGTTGATCAGCAGCTAGAAGGCAGCCGAGATATTGGGGAAGACCCTTCTCAGGAAGACCTGTGTAGTGTGGTGCAATCAGGGGAGAGtgcagaggaagaagaggagcaggatACTCTTGAGCTGGAGATGGTATTGGAGAGGAAGAAG gcAGAACTGAGAGCTTTAGAAGAAGGTGATGGGAGCATTTCAGGCTCTAGTCCCCTTTCTGAGGGGAGTCAGTTAGACCTAACACGGCGGTTGCTACCCAATCAAGGGAAATGGAAGCTTTTTGGAGTTGCTAGCCCAGAATCCAACAGTCGAGGGTCTAGTAAGACGGGGCAAGAGAGTCCTGAACCCGGAGAAACAG CAGTGAAGGAAGAACCAGAAGTGGCTGATGAGAACTCTGAGAATGAGCCAGACGCAGAGGAATCGCAAGACAAAGTGAAAACACAAGGGACTTCGAAGGTAGAAGATGAGGAGCAGGACTTAAAG TTTCAGATTGGAGAGCTGGCCAACATGTTGATAAGCAAGCTGGAGTTCTTGGGCATCAGTAGACAATCCATCTCTAACTTCCACATGCTACTGTTACAGACCGAG ACCCGTATTGCAGACTGGCgggaaggagctctccaaggaaaCTACCTCAAACGCAAATTgcaagatgcagctgaacagctAAAACAGTATGAAATAAACGCCGCCCCTAAAGGCTGGTCCTGCCACTGGGACAG GGATCATAGGCGCTATTTCTATGTTAACGAGCAATCAGGCGAATCCCAGTGGGAGTTCCcagatggggaagaggaagaggaggggcaaaTCCTAGAGAATAAAGCAGAAGCTCTTCCTAAACAAGCACTGAAGGAGAAAACAGAGTCTGGAGAATCTACTGATAACACTGCAGGTACTGGACCTG GTTCTCTTGGTAAAGAGTCTCTTTCTAGTCAAACTGCAGCTACATCTCTTGTGCCTCTCAGTCCGTTTTGGACAATGCTTCAGCCTTCTGTTCCTGTACTCCAACCCCCTTTACCCTTGgaaatgccgccgccgccgccacctccgccAGAGTCACCACCTCCCCCACCGCCACCTCCTCCACCCCCAGGAGAAGATGGGGAAATTCAAGAAGTAGAGATGGAGGATGAGGGAGACGAGGAGCCACCAGCACCAGGAACAGAGGAAGATGCTGTTCTGAAACCTCTTCTCCGACCAGCAGTAGCTAACAGTCAA ACCAGCTCTGACACCAGCATATCCGCACCTCTTTCAGTTAAATCTATAAAAAGAAAAGCTTCCGAAATGAGTGCTGGACTGGTGCAACGAGCAGCAACCATTGGAAGCTGTCCAGTGCTCTACGGCCAGTCAGTTATGACTACAGGTGAGTGTCATACCTCTAATTCTCCTTTGCTTTTTGATCTCCATTGCAGAGTTTTGGAAAtattcccatttcccccctccccccctgttGTTACAGGCCTTCAGAACCCAGGGGTGACTTTGCAACAGAGTTATCTTGGAGTAACGCAGCCAGCACTTATCAGCTATTCCGAGTGTAGTGCTCCTGTTGGACTTTCTGCTGGCACTTCACAGCCGGTTCCTTCACAAGGCCCCCCGCCTGCCACTAGCACTGCAGAacagctgccactgccgccgccgccgccaccaccgccactgTCGCCACCTCCACATGCTCCCAAAGCGCTGCCTCCAGAGAAGTCAAAAAAGCTTAGGAGAGTTAGCAAG AGAAAAAAAACCAAGACAAAGATGCCATCTCTCGTAAAAAAGTGGCAGAGCATTCAACGGGAACTGGAtgaggaggaaaactccagctcTAGTGATGAGGATCGGGACGTGATGTCACAGAAGCGAATTGAggaatggaagcagcagcagttaaTTAG CGGTATGGCagagagaaatgcaaattttgaggCATTGCCTGATGACTGGCGCGCTCGACTCAAGAGGCGGAAAGCCACTTCAAGCACATga
- the FNBP4 gene encoding formin-binding protein 4 isoform X6: MGKKSRAAPVGRRPILQLSPPGPRGGREEAVPGDGDSASEADDFEVTEEAPRTAPNPPQANMPIGPVAVKPTGGLCLLGAYADSDEEDSEMSEKPAQSADANGNNSTDIDSTLANFLAEIDAITAPSQPAEATVPTTAPPPTPPRPEPKESATSQVLPTANGTDQVAEWQYDTQCSLAGVGVEMGDWQEVWDENTGCYYYWNTQTNEVTWELPQYLATQVQGLQHYQHSSVAEADENYQMAADLTLPGKGVAAAVVAAAPAPSSVGRRTTLVKRELKKEVNEGIQALSSNEEEKKGVAASLLAPLLPEVVKEEEERWRRKVICKEEVEPLMEEDVAVEQAAPVVDQQLEGSRDIGEDPSQEDLCSVVQSGESAEEEEEQDTLELEMVLERKKAELRALEEGDGSISGSSPLSEGSQLDLTRRLLPNQGKWKLFGVASPESNSRGSSKTGQESPEPGETAVKEEPEVADENSENEPDAEESQDKVKTQGTSKVEDEEQDLKFQIGELANMLISKLEFLGISRQSISNFHMLLLQTETRIADWREGALQGNYLKRKLQDAAEQLKQYEINAAPKGWSCHWDRDHRRYFYVNEQSGESQWEFPDGEEEEEGQILENKAEALPKQALKEKTESGESTDNTAGSLGKESLSSQTAATSLVPLSPFWTMLQPSVPVLQPPLPLEMPPPPPPPPESPPPPPPPPPPPGEDGEIQEVEMEDEGDEEPPAPGTEEDAVLKPLLRPAVANSQTSSDTSISAPLSVKSIKRKASEMSAGLVQRAATIGSCPVLYGQSVMTTGLQNPGVTLQQSYLGVTQPALISYSECSAPVGLSAGTSQPVPSQGPPPATSTAEQLPLPPPPPPPPLSPPPHAPKALPPEKSKKLRRVSKRKKTKTKMPSLVKKWQSIQRELDEEENSSSSDEDRDVMSQKRIEEWKQQQLISGMAERNANFEALPDDWRARLKRRKATSST; this comes from the exons ATGACTTTGAAGTGACTGAAGAGGCTCCAAGGACAGCCCCAAACCCACCCCAGGCTAATATGCCTATTGGGCCTGTAGCTGTCAAACCAACAG GTGGCTTATGTTTGCTTGGTGCTTATGCAGACAGCGATGAAGAAGACAGTGAGATGTCTGAGAAACCAGCACAGTCTGCAGATGCAAATGGCAATAATTCGACAGACATTGACAGTACCCTGGCGAACTTCCTAGCG GAAATAGATGCAATTACAGCTCCTTCCCAGCCTGCTGAGGCCACTGTTCCCACCACTGCTCCACCTCCAACTCCTCCACGCCCAGAACCTAAGGAATCTGCCACCAGTCAGGTTTTGCCAACTGCAAATGGGACAGACCAGGTGGCCGAGTGGCAGTACGATACTCAGTGCTCACTGGCAGGAG TGGGAGTGGAGATGGGAGACTGGCAGGAAGTTTGGGATGAAAATACAGGCTGCTATTATTACTGGAACACTCAAACCAATGAGGTTACTTGGGAACTACCCCAGTACCTTGCAACACAAGTACAGGGTCTTCAACATTACCAGCACAG TTCTGTAGCAGAGGCTGATGAAAACTACCAGATGGCTGCAGATCTAACCTTACCGGGAaaaggtgttgctgctgctgttgttgctgctgctcctgctccaaGCAGTGTTGGACGTAGGACAACTCTTGTGAAGCGTGAACTGAAGAAA GAAGTCAATGAAGGTATCCAGGCTCTTTCAAGCAATGAAGAAGAGAAAAAGGGAGTGGCTGCATCATTGCTGGCTCCATTACTTCCTGAGGtggtgaaggaggaagaggagcgcTGGAGGCGGAAGGTTATCTGTAAGGAGGAGGTGGAGCCATTGATGGAAGAAGATGTGGCAGTGGAACAAGCAGCGCCTGTTGTTGATCAGCAGCTAGAAGGCAGCCGAGATATTGGGGAAGACCCTTCTCAGGAAGACCTGTGTAGTGTGGTGCAATCAGGGGAGAGtgcagaggaagaagaggagcaggatACTCTTGAGCTGGAGATGGTATTGGAGAGGAAGAAG gcAGAACTGAGAGCTTTAGAAGAAGGTGATGGGAGCATTTCAGGCTCTAGTCCCCTTTCTGAGGGGAGTCAGTTAGACCTAACACGGCGGTTGCTACCCAATCAAGGGAAATGGAAGCTTTTTGGAGTTGCTAGCCCAGAATCCAACAGTCGAGGGTCTAGTAAGACGGGGCAAGAGAGTCCTGAACCCGGAGAAACAG CAGTGAAGGAAGAACCAGAAGTGGCTGATGAGAACTCTGAGAATGAGCCAGACGCAGAGGAATCGCAAGACAAAGTGAAAACACAAGGGACTTCGAAGGTAGAAGATGAGGAGCAGGACTTAAAG TTTCAGATTGGAGAGCTGGCCAACATGTTGATAAGCAAGCTGGAGTTCTTGGGCATCAGTAGACAATCCATCTCTAACTTCCACATGCTACTGTTACAGACCGAG ACCCGTATTGCAGACTGGCgggaaggagctctccaaggaaaCTACCTCAAACGCAAATTgcaagatgcagctgaacagctAAAACAGTATGAAATAAACGCCGCCCCTAAAGGCTGGTCCTGCCACTGGGACAG GGATCATAGGCGCTATTTCTATGTTAACGAGCAATCAGGCGAATCCCAGTGGGAGTTCCcagatggggaagaggaagaggaggggcaaaTCCTAGAGAATAAAGCAGAAGCTCTTCCTAAACAAGCACTGAAGGAGAAAACAGAGTCTGGAGAATCTACTGATAACACTGCAG GTTCTCTTGGTAAAGAGTCTCTTTCTAGTCAAACTGCAGCTACATCTCTTGTGCCTCTCAGTCCGTTTTGGACAATGCTTCAGCCTTCTGTTCCTGTACTCCAACCCCCTTTACCCTTGgaaatgccgccgccgccgccacctccgccAGAGTCACCACCTCCCCCACCGCCACCTCCTCCACCCCCAGGAGAAGATGGGGAAATTCAAGAAGTAGAGATGGAGGATGAGGGAGACGAGGAGCCACCAGCACCAGGAACAGAGGAAGATGCTGTTCTGAAACCTCTTCTCCGACCAGCAGTAGCTAACAGTCAA ACCAGCTCTGACACCAGCATATCCGCACCTCTTTCAGTTAAATCTATAAAAAGAAAAGCTTCCGAAATGAGTGCTGGACTGGTGCAACGAGCAGCAACCATTGGAAGCTGTCCAGTGCTCTACGGCCAGTCAGTTATGACTACAG GCCTTCAGAACCCAGGGGTGACTTTGCAACAGAGTTATCTTGGAGTAACGCAGCCAGCACTTATCAGCTATTCCGAGTGTAGTGCTCCTGTTGGACTTTCTGCTGGCACTTCACAGCCGGTTCCTTCACAAGGCCCCCCGCCTGCCACTAGCACTGCAGAacagctgccactgccgccgccgccgccaccaccgccactgTCGCCACCTCCACATGCTCCCAAAGCGCTGCCTCCAGAGAAGTCAAAAAAGCTTAGGAGAGTTAGCAAG AGAAAAAAAACCAAGACAAAGATGCCATCTCTCGTAAAAAAGTGGCAGAGCATTCAACGGGAACTGGAtgaggaggaaaactccagctcTAGTGATGAGGATCGGGACGTGATGTCACAGAAGCGAATTGAggaatggaagcagcagcagttaaTTAG CGGTATGGCagagagaaatgcaaattttgaggCATTGCCTGATGACTGGCGCGCTCGACTCAAGAGGCGGAAAGCCACTTCAAGCACATga